TCCTCACTTTGGGAGGGGCAaactgcttcctccctctgccccatcccaaCATTCCTGCCCCCCCCATGGGATCTCTCCGCAGGCATAACTGTCCGGGGGACTCACCGGGCCGAGACGGTCCTGAAGACCCCGCGGATCTCCTGGGCCTGCTGAAGCAAGTCACCGCTGTCCAATCGTATGCCTACTGCGCGGTAGCCCAGTTCCCCCAGGGCCAGGGCTACTGCCAGGAAGTTAGGAAGACCGCTCCTGTGGGCGGGTACAAGAAGGGTGCGTGAGGGGCTGTGGCCGCTCTGCAGAGCCCACCCAGGGgagcacctgggcctcacctttgCACGCTGTAGGTGTCCAGCAGGCCCTGGAAGGCCTGGGGAAAAGCCAGGGCATAGGCCACAAAGGCTGCCCGCTCCCCCCGGTGGGGctcctgcacccccagccccagatGGGCACACACGCCATCCAGCCATGCCTCCACACGAGCAGTCAGGTCCACCTTGGGTCCTGGACTGGCGGCTGGAGCCAACATCTACGGAGAGGGCTCAGTGAAGGCTGGGCAGTCCCTCGTGCAGGGGGAGGTCTGAGCGGGGGCAGTGCCACCACCGGGGCTAcctgccagggtggctcaggtggACCACCCTCCCCTGAGCAAGGACTGGCTTTGGGGTCTGCTGTCTGGAGTGCAGCAGGGATGAGAGGTACTGACCGGGTCGGGGGGCACCTCAGTGCCCGAAAAGGAGGTGACGAAAGAGTGGGCCAGGGTTCCCGCCAGGGGCACACCCCGCAGCTGTCCTGCAAGCACATTGCTGCTGCCATCAAAACCTGGGCCGGGGGTCAGGCGTGGGGTCAGGCGGGGCTGGAGGGCTCCGGGCAGGTCTCCTTCcccgcccctgcctccctcctccggCTCTCACCGCCTAGGTAGCTGTAGGTGGAGGCCGTGAGACCCCCATCGGGGCCCTGGGCTCGCCGCAGCCCCATCTCCAACAGCCGCTTCTCGGGGCCCGCGATCAGGCGAAGGCGCGCAGCGTTGGTGGCGATGAGGCTGTGGGGGCAAGGGAGccggggccgcgcggggcggggcgtcGGGAGGTCACCGGGGGGGGGCCCctctccagggcccagggcccgcccccgcagccccgaCCCCACTCCTCCGGGGACCCCACCTGGCGTAGCTGACCAGGCAGAGGAGGGGCGTCTCCAGCAGCTGCACCACCAGGAGCGGCCCCGACACCTGCAACAACGGCACCTGCGGGGGCGGAGGGGTGTCGGCTGGGCGACTCCCGGCGGGCCCGCGCCCTgtgcgccccgcgcgccccgctcACCCCACACTCACGTTGGGGAAGGCGAGGGAGCCCTCGGGCAGGGCCCGCACCGTCACATCCGAGCAGTCGAGGGCACGAAGGTGCTCGAAGAACGCGGGGTCCGTGTCGGGGGGCAGCACCGAGGCCAGAAACTGCACGTCTGGGGGGACAGAGGCCCTCACCGCTGGAGCCAGCGCAGGACGCGTCGGGGCCGGAGCCGGAAGCCTCGGGCTCACGGGAGGCTCGGCCCGGGctcggcgggcggcggggggcggggggcgtctCATCTAGGCGGCGGgggaccggggcggggggcgagggccggggccggggccgggctaCCTGCGTCCCGAAGGCGGAAGGCGCGCAGGAAGCGCACGCAGTCGCGGAGCCCGGCCGCCAAGGCGAAGGCGCCGCCGAACGGGCAGCCGCGGAAGAAGAGCTCGAACTCGGCCTGCTCCCGCGCCCGGCCCGCGCGCCAGTAGCCCAGCGCCATGGTGGCCTGGTACAGGTCGGTGAGCAGCGGCCGGGCCGCCGCGCGCGCCTCGGAGTCCTGCTCCGCCGCCATCTCGCCCCCGCCCGGGACTCGAatccgcgccccggccccgccccccggactCCGACCCCCGCCCGCGGCCTCTGACTCGGACTccgacccccgccccgcccccgggttccggccccgcccccgggttccggcgcgctcccgccccgccccccgcagggcCGGGTCCGCTCGCGGCTCCGCCCCCCTCCAGCCGGGACTGGGGACTGGCGCTGCAGGgcgggtgggaaggggcaggtcCGGGGAGGGGCCTCGAACCTGCCCCAGGTGGGCATCTACGTGGCGCAACACTATGTACAGCTCAGGGTGTGTGCTGACAAAGGGCAAGGGGGCGTTTGTCCACCCTCCGCGGGCGCCCGGACTCTTGCACCCCCAGGGAACGCTGTAGTGGTGTGCAGGGCCCCCCCGAAGGGGGTGGGAACAGCAGTCCATGCCCCTGTAGCTCGGGTCCCTGGAGGACACCAGCTCTGACCAGAACCACAGTACGCACCCCTTCCCCAGCTCGCGAGTGGCCGTCCCACCAGCCAGGCTGGCCAGCAGTCCAGGGGAGGAGCCGCTAGGGACCTTAGTAATGGCAGGACCGTGGGCCCGTCCAGGTCACAGCACAGGCAGGGGATGTGAAGGCTGCTCAGCTAAGGCAGGAGCCCCGCCCCACACGGTGGGAGGTCCGCAGGGCTCTGCACAGTTCAGCCCCTGGGAACCCCCGGGGGACCGTGACTAGCCAC
This Canis lupus dingo isolate Sandy chromosome 13, ASM325472v2, whole genome shotgun sequence DNA region includes the following protein-coding sequences:
- the NAPRT gene encoding nicotinate phosphoribosyltransferase isoform X3 — translated: MAAEQDSEARAAARPLLTDLYQATMALGYWRAGRAREQAEFELFFRGCPFGGAFALAAGLRDCVRFLRAFRLRDADVQFLASVLPPDTDPAFFEHLRALDCSDVTVRALPEGSLAFPNVPLLQVSGPLLVVQLLETPLLCLVSYASLIATNAARLRLIAGPEKRLLEMGLRRAQGPDGGLTASTYSYLGGFDGSSNVLAGQLRGVPLAGTLAHSFVTSFSGTEVPPDPMLAPAASPGPKVDLTARVEAWLDGVCAHLGLGVQEPHRGERAAFVAYALAFPQAFQGLLDTYSVQRSGLPNFLAVALALGELGYRAVGIRLDSGDLLQQAQEIRGVFRTVSARFQMPWLESISIAVSNNIDEKELARLAQEGSEVNVIGIGTNVVTCPRQPSLGCVYKLVSVGGQPRMKLTEDPEKQTLPGSKAAFRLLGPEGSLLLDVLQLAEEPPPQAGQELRVWPHGAREACTVRPAGVEPLLRLWVQQGQLCEPLPSLAESRAFAQLSLSRLSPEHKRLEWPALYQVALSDKLRALVDRLGAGGSS
- the NAPRT gene encoding nicotinate phosphoribosyltransferase isoform X1, which produces MAAEQDSEARAAARPLLTDLYQATMALGYWRAGRAREQAEFELFFRGCPFGGAFALAAGLRDCVRFLRAFRLRDADVQFLASVLPPDTDPAFFEHLRALDCSDVTVRALPEGSLAFPNVPLLQVSGPLLVVQLLETPLLCLVSYASLIATNAARLRLIAGPEKRLLEMGLRRAQGPDGGLTASTYSYLGGFDGSSNVLAGQLRGVPLAGTLAHSFVTSFSGTEVPPDPMLAPAASPGPKVDLTARVEAWLDGVCAHLGLGVQEPHRGERAAFVAYALAFPQAFQGLLDTYSVQRSGLPNFLAVALALGELGYRAVGIRLDSGDLLQQAQEIRGVFRTVSARFQMPWLESISIAVSNNIDEKELARLAQEGSEVNVIGIGTNVVTCPRQPSLGCVYKLVSVGGQPRMKLTEDPEKQTLPGSKAAFRLLGPEGSLLLDVLQLAEEPPPQAGQELRVWPHGAREACTVRPAGVEPLLRLWVQQGQLCEPLPSLAESRAFAQLSLSRLSPEHKRLEWPALYQVGARPHPQLALGPSVPTALASLSSSHRLHCLISSGPWWTDWVREDPRENHAWGAALGTWWFSSHIGLPAWNLLLPLPVSLPLSLSHE
- the NAPRT gene encoding nicotinate phosphoribosyltransferase isoform X2 translates to MAAEQDSEARAAARPLLTDLYQATMALGYWRAGRAREQAEFELFFRGCPFGGAFALAAGLRDCVRFLRAFRLRDADVQFLASVLPPDTDPAFFEHLRALDCSDVTVRALPEGSLAFPNVPLLQVSGPLLVVQLLETPLLCLVSYASLIATNAARLRLIAGPEKRLLEMGLRRAQGPDGGLTASTYSYLGGQLRGVPLAGTLAHSFVTSFSGTEVPPDPMLAPAASPGPKVDLTARVEAWLDGVCAHLGLGVQEPHRGERAAFVAYALAFPQAFQGLLDTYSVQRSGLPNFLAVALALGELGYRAVGIRLDSGDLLQQAQEIRGVFRTVSARFQMPWLESISIAVSNNIDEKELARLAQEGSEVNVIGIGTNVVTCPRQPSLGCVYKLVSVGGQPRMKLTEDPEKQTLPGSKAAFRLLGPEGSLLLDVLQLAEEPPPQAGQELRVWPHGAREACTVRPAGVEPLLRLWVQQGQLCEPLPSLAESRAFAQLSLSRLSPEHKRLEWPALYQVGARPHPQLALGPSVPTALASLSSSHRLHCLISSGPWWTDWVREDPRENHAWGAALGTWWFSSHIGLPAWNLLLPLPVSLPLSLSHE